A single Bufo bufo chromosome 6, aBufBuf1.1, whole genome shotgun sequence DNA region contains:
- the LOC121004096 gene encoding zinc finger protein 345-like, protein MMDEHEDEVASKILRLTLEMICLLTGEDYTIVKKTSGECVTSVRCPCLPKVQSKTQKRQPSHKRNTEQKILELTNKITELLTGEVPIRCQDVTVHFSMEEWDYLEGHKDLYKDITVKNHQNLNSLNVSENKTSPIGFHDPISSSESIKKQPRSFNPNQMTEITLTKELSSDSDNIQSSNEDLILHDVDNVPKYISIDRTQLYPSSVTEKEPVLCFIDSEHHTQHLSSMEESISSQEGSLEDVNILTSSYPSIHIKEESWDEENSIYIPTEDIQYPSSHIKEELVSWEEEEEEEDNNDIYIPTDITEQYLSTHISMESVSFDELAYHGYNQFPKYQRNSTSEALYACTECDKYFLSSSQLIIHQRSHSRQHFYNFAEKGNMVHQGKIYFNERHYQCTECGKQFLEKGKLVRHIKSHTGEKPYACSQCDKRFLENWKLIRHQKTHTGEKAYCCFECGKQFSEKIMLLNHQRIHSENNSFTCSECGIDFMDRSSLLVHLMTHTGEKPYECLECGKLFAYKSSLSQHKMIHSRERYVSSACSNQLIDFPESSKTKKNEINDKAHECSECRKCFSSNSLLVIHQRSHTGEKPFKCSECGRCFAINAQLVKHLRTHTGEKLFECSECGKGLSSNAELVAHWRIHTGERPYKCSECDKCFNMKASLTEHLRTHTGEKPYLCSECGKCFAGKSTLLKHKKIHKEEKEQICSFCGMCFMDRFSLASHKRSHQIMDKEVKLYICSECGKCLRHKSSLVIHQRSHTGEKPFACLECGKCFISQSKRAAHRRIHTGEKPYECSLCNKRFRLSSHLSRHNKIHIQKNNL, encoded by the exons ATGATGGATGAACATGAGGATGAGGTGGCCAGCAAGATATTACGCCTTACCCTGGAAATGATCTGCTtgttgactggagag GACTATactatagtgaagaagacatctggTGAGTGTGTAACCTCCGTCAGATGTCCCTGCCTGCCAAAAGTACAGAGCAAGACCCAAAAACGTCAACCGTCACATAAGAGAAAtactgagcagaagatcctagaactcaccaacaagatcacggagctgctgactggagag GTTCCCATAAgatgtcaggatgtcactgtccatttctccatggaggagtgggactatttagaaggacacaaggatctgtacaaggacatcaCGGTGAAGAACCACCAGAACCTCAATTCACTGA atgtttcTGAGAATAAAACATCTCCAATAGGATTTCATGACCCAATATCTTCTTCCGAGTCTATAAAGAAGCAGCCCAGATCGTTTAATCCAAATCAGATGACTGAAATAACATTAACTAAAGAACTTTCCTCTGATTCTGATAATATACAATCAAGTAATGAAGATCTCATTCTCCACGATGTCGATAATGTCCCCAAGTATATATCCATTGATCGTACACAACTATATCCATCTTCTGTCACTGAAAAAGAGCCCGTCTTATGTTTCATAGATTCAGAACATCATACACAGCATCTTTCTAGTATGGAGGAATCAATTTCAAGTCAAGAGGGAAGCCTCGAAGATGTCAATATTCTTACCTCCAGTTATCCATCTATACATATCAAGGAGGAATCATGGGATGAAGAAAATTCTATTTACATACCCACAGAAGATATACAGTATCCATCTAGTCATATTAAGGAGGAACTGGTCTCatgggaagaagaagaagaagaagaggacaACAATGACATATATATCCCCACAGACATAACAGAACAATATCTATCTACTCATATAAGCATGGAATCAGTCTCATTTGACGAGTTAGCCTATCATGGCTATAACCAGTTCCCTAAATATCAAAGAAATTCCACGAGTGAGGCACTGTATGCCTGTACTGAATGTGATAAGTATTTTCTAAGCAGTTCTCAACTAATTATCCATCAGAGATCACACTCCAGACAGCATTTCTACAACTTTGCTGAAAAGGGCAACATGGTTCATCAGGGGAAAATTTACTTCAATGAGCGACACTACCAGTGCACCGAATGTGGCAAACAATTCCTTGAGAAGGGGAAGTTAGTTCGTCATATAAagtctcacacaggggagaaaccatatgCATGTTCACAATGTGATAAAAGATTCCTCGAGAATTGGAAGTTAATCCGGCACCAAAAAACCCACACTGGAGAGAAGGCCTATTGCTGTTTTGAATGTGGAAAACAATTTTCAGAGAAGATTATGTTACTTAATCATCAAAGAATTCATTCAGAAAATAACTCTTTTACGTGCTCAGAATGCGGAATAGATTTTATGGATAGGTCTTCACTTCTGGTCCATCTGATGacgcacacaggagagaaaccttaTGAGTGTTTGGAGTGTGGAAAACTTTTCGCCTACAAGTCCTCACTCTCTCAACACAAGATGATTCATTCAAGGGAACGCTATGTTAGTTCTGCATGTAGCAACCAACTTATTGATTTCCCAGAGTCTTCCAAGACCAAGAAAAATGAGATTAATGATAAAGCCCATGAGTGCTCTGAATGCAGAAAGTGTTTTTCAAGCAATTCCCTACTTGTCATCCATCAACGATCTcatacaggggagaaaccattcaAATGTTCCGAATGTGGGAGATGTTTTGCCATCAATGCTCAACTTGTGAAGCATCTAAGGACTCATACGGGAGAGAAGCTATTTGaatgttctgaatgtggaaaaGGCTTATCATCAAATGCTGAGCTTGTTGCCCACTGGAGAATCCACACAGGAGAGAGACCTTATAAATGCAGCGAATGTGATAAATGTTTCAATATGAAAGCATCGCTGACTGAACATCTAAGGacccacacaggggagaaaccctATCTGTGttctgaatgtggaaaatgttttgcaGGAAAGTCAACACTACTTAAGCACAAGAAGATCCACAAAGAAGAAAAGGAACAGATATGTTCCTTTTGTGGGATGTGTTTCATGGATAGGTTCTCATTAGCCTCGCATAAGAGAAGTCACCAGATAATGGATAAAGAGGTCAAGCTGTATATATGTTCTGAATGTGGCAAATGTCTAAGACACAAGTCTTCCCTTGTGATACACCagcgaagtcacacaggggagaagccatttgctTGTctagaatgtggcaaatgtttcatAAGTCAGTCGAAACGGGCAGCTCATCGGAGAATCCACACTGGAGAAAAACCATACGAGTGTTCTTTGTGCAATAAGCGATTCAGACTTTCTTCACACCTCAGTAGACATAACAAAATCcacatacaaaaaaataatttgtga